A region from the Streptomyces tsukubensis genome encodes:
- the rho gene encoding transcription termination factor Rho yields MSDTTDLMGVTADTSVDTSAPAAGAASGTTSRRRRSGTGLEGMVLAELQQVASGLGIRGTARMRKSQLIEVIKEAQAGGGAAAKKAAEPAAKSAEAKPKRRATSKARTSDASAEAAPAAEEKAAPPAAKAEKAVAQQQIDIPGQPVSDDQPVVERRRRRATAQAGSPDAQAEGAVAVKEAKEASRTEPQDGSAGAAGQDGEGRKDRGERGQRGDRRDRQRGRGKGDEQQGGQSRQQGGQRQQQQQSTGPQDDFDDDGSRRGRRGRYRDRRGRRGREDFAGEPQVSDDDVLIPVAGILDILDNYAFIRTSGYLPGPNDVYVSLAQVRKNGLRKGDHVTGAVRQPKDGERREKFNALVRLDSVNGMAPESGRGRPEFTKLTPLYPQDRLRLETDPGVLTTRIIDLVSPIGKGQRGLIVAPPKTGKTMILQAIANAITVNSPECHLMVVLVDERPEEVTDMQRSVKGEVISSTFDRPAEDHTTVAELAIERAKRLVELGHDVVVLLDSITRLGRAYNLAAPASGRILSGGVDSTALYPPKRFFGAARNIEDGGSLTILATALVDTGSRMDEVIFEEFKGTGNMELKLDRKLSDKRIFPAVDVDASSTRKEEILLGSEELAIVWKLRRVLHALDQQQAIELLLDKMKQTKSNAEFLLQIQKTTPSSNND; encoded by the coding sequence GTGAGCGACACCACCGATCTGATGGGCGTGACTGCCGACACCAGCGTCGACACTTCCGCGCCCGCCGCAGGTGCTGCCTCCGGCACCACCTCCCGGCGCCGCCGCTCCGGCACCGGCCTTGAGGGCATGGTTCTGGCCGAGTTGCAGCAGGTCGCGTCCGGCCTCGGGATCAGGGGCACCGCGCGGATGCGCAAGAGCCAGCTGATCGAGGTCATCAAGGAGGCCCAGGCCGGCGGCGGAGCCGCGGCCAAGAAGGCCGCCGAGCCGGCGGCCAAGAGCGCCGAGGCCAAGCCGAAGCGCCGGGCCACCTCGAAGGCGCGCACGAGCGACGCCTCCGCCGAGGCCGCCCCGGCCGCCGAGGAGAAGGCCGCGCCGCCCGCCGCCAAGGCCGAGAAGGCCGTCGCCCAGCAGCAGATCGACATCCCGGGACAGCCGGTCAGCGACGACCAGCCGGTCGTCGAGCGCCGTCGCCGCCGCGCCACCGCGCAGGCGGGCAGCCCCGATGCCCAGGCCGAGGGTGCCGTCGCCGTCAAGGAGGCCAAGGAGGCCTCCCGTACCGAACCGCAGGACGGCTCCGCCGGTGCGGCCGGACAGGACGGCGAGGGCCGCAAGGACCGCGGCGAGCGCGGCCAGCGCGGTGACCGCCGCGACCGTCAGCGCGGCCGTGGCAAGGGCGATGAGCAGCAGGGCGGACAGAGTCGTCAGCAGGGCGGCCAGCGTCAGCAGCAGCAGCAGAGCACCGGCCCGCAGGACGACTTCGACGACGACGGCAGCCGCCGGGGTCGCCGGGGCCGCTACCGCGACCGCCGTGGCCGCCGCGGACGTGAGGACTTCGCGGGCGAGCCGCAGGTCTCCGACGACGATGTGCTGATCCCCGTCGCGGGCATCCTCGACATCCTCGACAACTACGCCTTCATCCGCACTTCGGGCTATCTGCCCGGCCCGAACGACGTGTACGTCTCCCTGGCCCAGGTCCGCAAGAACGGCCTGCGCAAGGGCGACCACGTCACGGGCGCGGTCCGGCAGCCCAAGGACGGCGAGCGCCGCGAGAAGTTCAACGCGCTGGTCCGTCTGGACTCCGTCAACGGCATGGCCCCCGAATCGGGGCGCGGACGGCCGGAGTTCACCAAGCTGACCCCGCTCTACCCCCAGGACCGGCTCCGGCTGGAGACCGACCCGGGTGTGCTGACGACCCGGATCATCGACCTGGTGTCGCCGATCGGCAAGGGCCAGCGCGGTCTGATCGTGGCCCCGCCGAAGACCGGCAAGACCATGATCCTGCAGGCGATCGCCAACGCCATCACGGTCAACAGCCCCGAGTGCCACCTGATGGTGGTCCTCGTCGACGAGCGTCCCGAAGAAGTCACCGACATGCAGCGGTCGGTCAAGGGCGAGGTCATCTCCTCCACCTTCGACCGTCCCGCCGAGGACCACACCACCGTCGCCGAACTCGCCATCGAGCGCGCCAAGCGCCTGGTGGAGCTCGGCCACGACGTGGTCGTCCTGCTGGACTCCATCACCCGTCTGGGCCGCGCCTACAACCTGGCCGCGCCCGCCTCCGGCCGCATCCTGTCCGGTGGTGTCGACTCGACCGCGCTCTACCCGCCGAAGCGCTTCTTCGGTGCCGCGCGCAATATCGAGGACGGCGGCTCGCTGACCATCCTGGCCACCGCGCTGGTCGACACCGGCTCCCGGATGGACGAGGTGATCTTCGAGGAGTTCAAGGGCACCGGCAACATGGAGCTGAAGCTCGACCGGAAGCTCTCCGACAAGCGCATCTTCCCGGCGGTGGACGTGGACGCGTCCAGCACCCGCAAGGAGGAGATCCTGCTCGGCAGCGAGGAGCTGGCCATCGTCTGGAAGCTGCGCCGGGTGCTGCACGCGCTCGACCAGCAGCAGGCGATCGAACTCCTGCTGGACAAGATGAAGCAGACGAAGTCGAACGCCGAGTTCCTGCTCCAGATCCAGAAGACGACGCCGTCGTCCAACAACGACTGA